Within Candidatus Methylomirabilota bacterium, the genomic segment ATCGAGCGCCCCGTGTACTTGCACGGGCCCCCGCTGACCTGGCAGACCAGGGCGGTGACGCGGTACTTGAGGCCTGCCTTCGGCACTCGGTCTCTCGCCTCCTTGATTGCTGGGTTGGCGTTCAGCACGTCATTCACTAGCAGCAGCTCGATAAAGGTATCGACAACGGTCGCGATCGGGTACACGCCGCCGAGGCGCTCGTAGAGCGACGGCTCCGGTTTCTCCTTGGCAATGGTAGGTATGCCGATCCACAGCATACCCAGGACAACCGTCACAAGAAGCCCGGAAGTCTTCAGGAATACCCGTTGTGCTGGCATGGTCGTCTCCCTTTCTCGGTCAGTCTCCCCTCCCTGGGAGTTTTTCCACCCCTTTTTCTAGCTTGCCTGGGCCGAGCGCTTCTGAACCCTTACCATTCGGCTGGCGCGGACTACCTCCAGGATCACGCACCCATCGGAAAAGTAAAACACCTCCCAGGCCATGCTCCGCCCGCGAAGGCGTCAGATTTTCCGGCGTAGGGCCGGCACGAGTGGATTAATGATGTGATGAAAATCAGCAATTTTTCTGACCGCGATCAGTAAGTACCTAATAGGAGTCTCCCCGTCAAGCCCAAACTTTGATCTCTTAAACCCATAAATCTGATAGCCTAAGCTTGCGTAGAGAGGACCTGCCTGTTTCCCGCCAGCCGCTCGAAAACCGTCACCGCAAGATAGAGGGCATCCCGCCGAGAATTCCTTCAATTCCAGCAAATTAACAGGATCCAGCCCCTGGCACACGCATTGCGAATAGACAACCCATTGGTAGGGATTTGCAACCCGAGGAAATCGACCACCGGATTCGAAAGGAAATCTTGATGAGTAGTCAGGACTATATCGAATGCCCCACGTGCCGCGGGGGGAGCGACCCGGGCTATACGCTGACCCCTTGCCCGTACTGCTGGGGCTCTAGGAAACTCCCCAAGTTATCTGGTCCGGCCAGGTTACCGAGGGACCTTTACAGATGGCTCAGGAGCGGAGTAACCAAAGTACTGGGTCAGCACTCCCGCTTCCGAAAGTCATCGGATGAAAAAGAGGCCTTCGAACCCCATGATGAAGGCCTAGCCGAACATGACCGAAAGACCTGAAGACTCTGAGCGAGCCAATCCCTCTACGAAACCTGTGGCAGTGGTCGATCGAGAGAAGTACGACACGCTTGTCAGTGAGCGGGACTTCCTGTTGTCGGCCTATCTCCGGCGAAGGGTAGGTGGAATCATTGCGGCC encodes:
- a CDS encoding group 1 truncated hemoglobin translates to MPAQRVFLKTSGLLVTVVLGMLWIGIPTIAKEKPEPSLYERLGGVYPIATVVDTFIELLLVNDVLNANPAIKEARDRVPKAGLKYRVTALVCQVSGGPCKYTGRSMKESHAQMYITEREWQAMLADFRRTLNNYQVPKREQQELIAIVESTKRDIVISAGQKKHY